From Psychrobacillus sp. FSL K6-2836, a single genomic window includes:
- the groES gene encoding co-chaperone GroES, with protein MLRPLGDRIVIELIEAEEKTASGIVLPDSAKEKPQEGNVVATGTGRVLENGTRVELDVKEGDRIIFSKYSGTEVKYDNNDYLILRESDVLAVIG; from the coding sequence TTGTTAAGACCATTAGGTGATCGTATCGTAATCGAATTAATCGAAGCTGAGGAAAAAACAGCATCTGGCATCGTACTTCCAGACTCTGCTAAAGAAAAACCGCAAGAAGGAAATGTTGTTGCTACAGGAACTGGACGAGTACTTGAAAACGGCACTCGCGTTGAACTTGACGTAAAAGAGGGAGACCGCATCATCTTCTCTAAATATTCAGGTACAGAAGTAAAATATGACAACAATGATTATTTAATTTTACGCGAAAGCGATGTTCTAGCTGTAATTGGCTAA
- a CDS encoding CPBP family intramembrane glutamic endopeptidase, whose amino-acid sequence MKQQKTGIYILIVYCVMQLSSGILVPFLPELYSLLETKGVENPALFISGWWVFLSMGIATLITLLIIRKDKTYLKPLNGKPSPTLQTIGWGIAGFFLVFVGQGIAASIELKFGVDPGSENTTQFIEIAHTVPLAIFSIVIFAPILEELIFRRIIFGTLLPKTNFFVAASVSAIVFGIIHFDFTHILLYAVSGFIFAFIYYKTKRIIASIISHMLLNGFVVLVQFYGDDIQQFLKQYSNMQFLFFH is encoded by the coding sequence ATGAAACAACAAAAAACTGGTATATACATATTAATAGTTTACTGTGTAATGCAATTATCTTCAGGTATACTCGTCCCGTTCCTACCAGAGCTTTATAGCCTATTAGAAACTAAAGGAGTGGAAAATCCAGCACTTTTCATTTCTGGTTGGTGGGTATTTCTTAGCATGGGAATCGCTACATTGATCACCCTACTAATCATCCGTAAAGACAAGACTTACTTGAAGCCGCTAAATGGTAAGCCAAGCCCAACCCTCCAAACGATTGGTTGGGGAATTGCTGGTTTCTTTCTAGTATTTGTGGGACAGGGTATTGCAGCAAGCATCGAGCTCAAATTTGGTGTGGATCCTGGATCAGAAAATACAACTCAGTTTATAGAAATTGCCCATACCGTACCATTAGCTATTTTTTCAATTGTCATTTTTGCCCCTATATTAGAGGAGCTGATATTCCGAAGAATCATCTTCGGAACTCTGTTGCCAAAAACGAATTTCTTTGTAGCCGCTTCTGTAAGTGCAATTGTGTTCGGAATTATTCACTTTGACTTTACGCACATACTACTATATGCCGTTTCTGGATTTATATTCGCATTTATCTATTACAAGACGAAGCGAATTATCGCATCAATTATTTCCCATATGTTATTAAATGGATTTGTTGTGTTAGTTCAATTTTACGGTGACGACATTCAACAGTTTCTTAAACAATATTCAAATATGCAGTTCCTATTTTTCCATTAA
- a CDS encoding response regulator transcription factor, with the protein MSKIIIIEDAETIREELKTFLNRYGYEVVAPTNFENIINDILREKSDLILLDINLPVTDGYYICREIRKKSDVPIIVVTSRDNEMDELMSMNLGADDFITKPYNTQILLARIESILRRVHGSSNRDTIAYNDLKLNLSNGTVTYKGNTAELTKNELKILSCLIKNKGKIVSRDDLMDFMWNSDIFVDDNNLSVNVTRLRKKLEGVGMKENIETRRGLGYILP; encoded by the coding sequence ATGTCAAAAATAATTATTATAGAAGACGCGGAAACTATAAGAGAGGAACTTAAAACCTTCTTGAATAGATATGGTTATGAAGTGGTTGCTCCAACAAACTTCGAAAATATTATTAATGATATTTTAAGAGAAAAATCTGATTTAATACTTTTAGACATAAACCTACCTGTAACTGATGGATACTATATATGCAGAGAAATAAGGAAAAAATCCGATGTGCCGATAATAGTAGTTACGAGCAGGGATAACGAGATGGACGAACTTATGAGTATGAATTTAGGTGCGGATGATTTTATTACAAAACCATACAATACTCAAATTCTTTTGGCAAGAATCGAATCTATATTAAGAAGAGTTCATGGATCTAGTAATCGAGATACCATTGCTTATAATGATCTAAAGCTTAATTTATCCAATGGCACTGTTACTTATAAAGGCAATACAGCAGAGTTAACGAAAAATGAACTCAAAATACTCTCCTGCCTGATTAAAAATAAAGGAAAAATCGTTTCAAGGGACGATTTAATGGACTTTATGTGGAACTCGGATATTTTTGTGGATGATAATAACTTATCTGTTAATGTTACAAGGTTAAGAAAAAAACTTGAAGGAGTAGGGATGAAGGAAAATATTGAAACAAGACGTGGATTAGGTTATATACTACCATGA
- a CDS encoding redox-sensing transcriptional repressor Rex, whose product MKPETPRIPQATTKRLPLYYRFLQSFHNAGHKRVSSQELSEAMKIDSATIRRDFSHFGALGKKGYGYDVPTLLEFFRKTLDQDEAANVALIGVGSLGTAFLKYNFQKNHNTKIVVAFDTKAPVEGTTISDIPVYHSSVMLKKLEEYGIELVIFTLPSRAAQQVADQLEASSIKGILNFTPIRIQTTDAIRVHTIDLSVELQTLIYLIRNEHTE is encoded by the coding sequence ATGAAACCAGAAACACCGAGAATTCCTCAAGCAACTACGAAAAGACTTCCATTATATTATAGATTTTTACAAAGTTTTCATAATGCTGGGCATAAACGAGTTTCCTCGCAGGAATTGAGTGAAGCGATGAAAATCGATTCAGCTACAATTAGAAGAGATTTCTCTCATTTTGGTGCGCTTGGGAAAAAGGGATACGGCTATGATGTTCCAACGTTACTTGAGTTTTTCCGTAAAACACTTGACCAGGATGAGGCTGCAAATGTGGCTCTTATTGGTGTTGGTAGTTTAGGAACTGCTTTTCTAAAATATAACTTCCAAAAAAACCACAACACTAAGATTGTCGTGGCATTTGATACAAAGGCCCCAGTTGAGGGAACGACAATTAGCGATATTCCAGTATATCACTCGAGTGTTATGCTAAAAAAACTAGAGGAATATGGAATCGAATTAGTAATTTTTACTTTGCCGAGTCGAGCAGCACAGCAGGTAGCCGATCAATTAGAGGCATCCTCTATTAAAGGGATATTAAACTTTACACCAATCCGTATCCAAACAACTGATGCAATCCGTGTGCACACAATCGATCTTTCTGTCGAATTGCAGACCCTTATTTATTTAATAAGAAATGAACATACTGAATAA
- the groL gene encoding chaperonin GroEL (60 kDa chaperone family; promotes refolding of misfolded polypeptides especially under stressful conditions; forms two stacked rings of heptamers to form a barrel-shaped 14mer; ends can be capped by GroES; misfolded proteins enter the barrel where they are refolded when GroES binds), giving the protein MAKEIKFSEDARSAMLRGVDKLADAVKVTLGPKGRNVVLEKKFGSPLITNDGVTIAKDIELEDAFENMGAKLVAEVASKTNDIAGDGTTTATVLAQSMIREGLKNVTAGANPVGIRKGIDLAVAAAVTELKAISKQIEGKESIAQVAAISSGDSEVGELIAEAMERVGNDGVITIEESKGFTTELDVVEGMQFDRGYASPYMVTDSDKMEAILDNPYILITDKKITSIQEILPVLEQVVQQGKPLLLISEDVEGEALATLVLNKLRGTFNAVAVKAPGFGDRRKAMLEDIAVLTGAEVITEDLGLDLKSANITQLGRASKVVVSKDNTTIVEGNGESDRIAGRVTQIRSQLEDTTSEFDKEKLQERLAKLAGGVAVVKVGAATETELKERKLRIEDALNATRAAVEEGIVAGGGTALVNVYNKVAELAETKEGDVATGLKIVLRALEEPVRQIANNAGLEGSIVVDRLKREEVGIGFNAATGEWVNMIEAGIVDPTKVTRSALQNAASVAALFLTTEAVVADIPEPAGAGGMGMPDMGGMGGMM; this is encoded by the coding sequence ATGGCTAAAGAAATTAAATTTAGTGAAGACGCTCGTAGCGCAATGCTACGTGGGGTAGATAAACTTGCAGATGCTGTTAAAGTAACGCTTGGACCAAAAGGACGTAATGTAGTTCTGGAGAAAAAATTTGGTTCACCACTTATTACTAATGATGGTGTAACTATTGCAAAAGATATCGAATTGGAAGATGCATTTGAAAATATGGGTGCTAAATTAGTGGCAGAGGTTGCTTCTAAAACAAATGATATCGCTGGTGACGGTACAACAACTGCTACTGTATTAGCGCAATCGATGATCCGTGAAGGATTGAAAAACGTAACAGCTGGTGCTAACCCAGTAGGAATTCGTAAAGGTATTGACCTTGCAGTTGCTGCTGCAGTTACAGAGTTAAAAGCAATTTCTAAACAAATCGAAGGCAAAGAGTCTATTGCTCAGGTTGCAGCTATTTCTTCAGGAGATTCTGAAGTAGGTGAACTAATTGCTGAAGCAATGGAGCGCGTTGGTAACGACGGTGTCATTACAATTGAAGAATCTAAAGGGTTCACTACTGAACTTGACGTCGTAGAAGGTATGCAGTTCGATCGTGGATATGCATCTCCTTATATGGTAACAGATTCAGATAAAATGGAAGCTATTTTAGACAATCCATATATTTTAATAACAGATAAAAAAATCACAAGCATACAAGAAATTCTTCCTGTGCTTGAGCAAGTAGTACAACAAGGCAAACCACTTTTACTAATCTCTGAGGACGTAGAAGGGGAAGCTCTAGCTACTCTAGTATTAAACAAATTACGTGGAACTTTCAATGCCGTAGCTGTTAAAGCGCCAGGATTTGGTGACCGTCGTAAAGCGATGTTAGAAGATATCGCAGTTCTTACTGGAGCTGAAGTAATCACAGAAGATTTAGGTTTAGACTTAAAATCTGCTAACATTACTCAATTAGGTCGCGCATCTAAAGTTGTTGTATCTAAAGATAATACGACAATCGTAGAGGGTAACGGAGAGTCTGATCGCATCGCAGGTCGTGTAACACAAATCCGTTCTCAATTAGAAGACACTACATCTGAATTCGACAAAGAAAAACTACAAGAACGCCTAGCTAAATTAGCTGGTGGTGTAGCTGTAGTTAAAGTCGGAGCAGCAACAGAAACAGAACTAAAAGAACGCAAGCTACGTATTGAAGATGCTCTTAATGCTACTCGCGCAGCAGTTGAAGAAGGTATCGTAGCTGGTGGTGGTACTGCACTAGTAAACGTATATAACAAAGTTGCCGAATTAGCAGAAACAAAAGAAGGCGACGTAGCTACGGGTCTGAAAATTGTACTTCGTGCATTAGAAGAACCAGTTCGTCAAATCGCTAACAATGCAGGTCTTGAAGGATCTATCGTTGTAGATCGTTTAAAACGTGAAGAAGTCGGTATCGGATTCAATGCTGCAACTGGCGAATGGGTGAATATGATCGAAGCAGGTATCGTTGATCCAACTAAAGTAACTCGTTCAGCACTTCAAAACGCTGCATCTGTAGCAGCATTATTCTTAACTACAGAAGCAGTAGTAGCAGACATTCCAGAACCAGCAGGAGCAGGCGGCATGGGTATGCCTGATATGGGTGGAATGGGCGGCATGATGTAA